From the genome of Podarcis muralis chromosome 3, rPodMur119.hap1.1, whole genome shotgun sequence:
TCTTGACCTGTAAATCCCCAAACAGCTTAGGGCCAGGCTACTTGTAGGACCACTGCTTCCCCTTGAAAGCAcctgggtgttaagatcagctcTGGAGGCCTTGCTCTGGTTTTGTTACCTTTTGAACTGGTTGGTGGCAGGCCTTTTCCACTGTGGCACTTTATATTTGCAGCTCCCCTTCCGGGAAGtttgctttcccctttcttttagtAAGTGGTGAAAAACTTTTCATACCCCCAGCCCTTAAATGTGTTTCAACATTTAAACCCATATGGTGGTGTGGAtgtctgatgtttagaagacatctgaaggtagccctgtttatggaagtttttaatgactgatgttttaatgtatttttaatcttttgttgcaagccgcccagagtggctggggaaacccagccagatgagctgggtataaatatattattattattattattattattattattattattattcggtaggagtgtgtgtgtgtaatgctgaggttttatttcctgctttctcttgttttgagattttaaaaaatattctgttaAACTGCTTTATTTTAAATCATGCTAAAAGCATTTGCTGAAGACCTCCAAAGAAATAAATAGACCTTCCCATTTTGTGAGGGGAAATGAGTTCATTTATTGCATCCTTAGATCTTCAAAGTAGTATCAAAATCATTCTATTTTAGAATCATGGTAAACAAAGGGCACATATCTGGGAGACAACTATTTACAATTATCTTGGGTCAGTTACTTCCAACTAAAAAGTCTGTTTGCAGTTACATTGAATATGCTTTTTGGTTCCTGGTGAGGTTTtttatgttgttggtttttttggactgtttgtgaattattatttttaatattcaaaGTACTCCAAAGTATGTTATACAAATGAGCAACAACAACCTGAATTGTATAAAAATATCCTGGTCTCTGAATTGTGGAGCAaccaatatttttttggggggggggacaacatcTGGTTTTTGAAAAAGCTTCACGTGCTTTCAATGGTTTAATGGATTTATATTGCAGTCAAGCCTATTGAGTTAACTTTTCTCAGGATTAGccaattgttttttattttgcattgttttaacagtgttaaatgttttattgtatttgtatatATTGTTGTGTATTATTTGGAGATACATgactgttttaaaaaacaaatatacattTAGTAAAATGCATACTATACCTTATCTTTCTTTTATAGCAATCCAtgaaaagaagaggaagcaaaGACTTGCAAAAATCAGAAAAAAAGTCACAACAGACACCCACTGAGGTAACCTCAAATGCTTCTGTCTGTCCCATGGCACAACTCAGTAAACCTTatgattattaaataaaaaaatcattggtGCAAGCCTTTCCTTAGTCAGCATAATTGGAAAACTCTGGCTATTCTTGTGGCACTCATTTAGTAGCCTGTTAGTAACCAAATTTTTAAATGCCGTTTTAGTAAGCTAGTTATAGAAgctagttatagttatagttatagagAAGTTCCTAGCATCTGCACTCCTGAAATTTAAAGTTGGGGCTATTCTTGAATGGCTATTACAGTGATACTTGGAAAAATAATGGAAACAGCTATATTTTACTTGAAAAGATGGCACAGACCATGTCCCTGCTATACTGATGTCGTTTATCTCTTGGTCAGAGAGATTTTCAGCTTTCAGAATCTTAACAGTTCTCATGACCAAACTCAGGGCCACTTCACACATCACTTGCTTTTAGGTGAACCCTTAAAACATAACCTGTGAATGCAATAAACACAAACGTGTCTGACATACAGGTGTACTGTTAAGGGAGTTATAATAGGTTGCAGCTTCCTGTTGATAGTACATTGACAAATGGTTGGCAGATTGTTTCTGTGTAATGTGTGAAATAGCCCTTGGTAGAGAGTAAAACCTACTGCTGAGTAGGTTTTGAGGCGTAATAGTTCAGAACATGgagtaatgattttttaaataggTTTAGTGgcacattttgcttttgtttgataTTTGAAATGTGTATCAAATAGAAGCATACCTTCATGGAGTTCACTGGGGCTATTCTATCATTTGGAATTTTCATTTGCTGAATTGCCAAATGGTGTCATCACTTGTCTAGTAACTCTTggatcttctttcttttttctaagGAGGACAATGAAGATCTGAAATGCCAGTTACAGTTCATCAAAGAAGAAGCTACCCTGATGAGGAAAAAGTTGGCCAAAATAGACAAGGAAAAGGACAGATTTGAACATGAACTACAAAAATATCGGTCATTTTATGGTGATCTAGACAGTCCCTTACCAAAAGGGGAGGCTGGAGGCCCACCTACCACAAGAGAATCAGAACTCAAGCTTCGTCTGAGGTTAGTAGAGGAAGAAGCCAATATTCTGGGACGGAAAATAGTGGAGCTGGAAGTAGAAAACAGAGGGCTGAAAGCAGAGCTTGATGACTTGAGAGGAGATGATTTCTCAGGGGCAGCCAACCCGCTCATGGGGGAGCAGAATGAATCACTCTCTGAGTTACGGCAGCATCTGCAGCTAGTTGAAGATGAAACGGAGCTGCTGAGAAGAAACTTGGCTGATGTAGAAGAACAAAACAAGCGCATCACAGCAGAGCtgaacaaatacaaatacaagacTGGGGCTCATGACAGTTCAAGGCATCACGACAGCGCCAAGACAGAAGCGCTCCAGGAAGAGCTCAAAGCTGCCCGCATGCAGATCAATGAACTCAGTGGTAAGGTCATGCAACTTCAGTATGAGAACCGAGTCTTGATGTCCAACATGCAGCGCTATGACCTGGCCTCTCATCTAGGGATCCGGGGCAGCCCCAGGGACAGTGACGCTGAAAGCGATgcgggaaagaaagaaagcgatGATGATTCTCGTCCTCCACACCGCAAGAGGGAAGGTCCCATCGGTGGAGAGAGTGACTCAGAGGAGGTCCGCAACATCCGTTGCTTGACCCCCACTAGATCCTTCTACCCAGCACCAGCAGGGTGGCAGAAAAGCTTCACAGACCGGCAGCAAGTGAAGGACATCCGCTGCGAAGCGGAACACCTTGGCAAGACGATTGACCGCCTGATTTCGGACACAAGCACCATAATAACAGAGGCAAGAATTTATGTGGCAAATGGGGACCTGTTTGGACTTatggatgatgaagatgatggcagTAGGATACGGGAGCACGAACTTCTTTACCGAATAAATGCCCAGATGAAGGCATTTAGAAAAGAGCTCCAGGCCTTTATTGACACACTAGAAGTTCCAAAGTCTTCAGATGATCGAAGTACAGATGAACCTTTGTCAGTGAGTCAGGTAGACTTTTACTTCATAAGATGCCTAGGTAAAAACTTTCAGCCCAAGGTGTTGTATGGATGGTTGACTGGCATTTTCCTTACATTCTTATATATCACGAAAGGCACATTGTTTAAATTTGCTGTGGCTTTCTTAGTTTCAGGTTTGTAGCGTAGTCCTAATAATTGGGTTACTGGCACCACACAGGGCTGGTATGGGTTGGCATGACTTGGCAGCTGCCCACACCTCTTCCATGAGCCCATTGCCAAGAGCCCCCTCTTCCCACCTGCTGCTTCTCCCTGTCTCTTGCCCCTTCCTTTGGACTCACCGGCGACAAATTAAGGCATCGTGAAGGAGAAATACCAGACACTTCCTGCGGTAAGGAGGTAATACAGTGAACAGTAAAGCGGAAGTGGTCTCATAATAAAATTGTCGGCCAAAGGTTCTGCTGCAGTTTATTCTGGGGGAGCGGATCATATTTTGAAATATGCCACATGTTAAAACCATGGTCAGCTCAGGGTTTAGGGAGCCCCCATCTGCACATTAAAATTGAGATAGTAACATGGCAAAAATGATCAGATGCCTGGCAGAATGTTTGAATAATTATCATTTGAGATGCAAAGAAGTGACCTGGTTATATAGAATTATGTGCCATGAAGATGTATGGAAGATGGATACTGAATTTTAACCAGTACTTTCTAGGGCAGTTCTGATGTTCTTCTTCCCTGTCTTACAAAATGCACTTATCTCTTC
Proteins encoded in this window:
- the LOC114594481 gene encoding microtubule cross-linking factor 3-like isoform X6 — protein: MQSNQGDGSASAEEQPQPAPPAASPTQSPMALAGPEEGSGRGGAPGPEGALSLNPGQQLQEEMEKLQEENEALKNEIDELRTEMDEMRDSFFEEDACQLQEMRHELERANKNCRILQYRLRKAERKRLRYAQTGEIDGELLRSLEQDLKVAKDVSVRLHHELENVEEKRTTTEDENEKLRQQLIEVEIAKQALQNELDRMKEQSMKRRGSKDLQKSEKKSQQTPTEEDNEDLKCQLQFIKEEATLMRKKLAKIDKEKDRFEHELQKYRSFYGDLDSPLPKGEAGGPPTTRESELKLRLRLVEEEANILGRKIVELEVENRGLKAELDDLRGDDFSGAANPLMGEQNESLSELRQHLQLVEDETELLRRNLADVEEQNKRITAELNKYKYKTGAHDSSRHHDSAKTEALQEELKAARMQINELSGKVMQLQYENRVLMSNMQRYDLASHLGIRGSPRDSDAESDAGKKESDDDSRPPHRKREGPIGGESDSEEVRNIRCLTPTRSFYPAPAGWQKSFTDRQQVKDIRCEAEHLGKTIDRLISDTSTIITEARIYVANGDLFGLMDDEDDGSRIREHELLYRINAQMKAFRKELQAFIDTLEVPKSSDDRSTDEPLSVSQVDFYFIRCLDVPAYHFTYSHPCIIFIPFLCNNI
- the LOC114594481 gene encoding microtubule cross-linking factor 3-like isoform X1 gives rise to the protein MQSNQGDGSASAEEQPQPAPPAASPTQSPMALAGPEEGSGRGGAPGPEGALSLNPGQQLQEEMEKLQEENEALKNEIDELRTEMDEMRDSFFEEDACQLQEMRHELERANKNCRILQYRLRKAERKRLRYAQTGEIDGELLRSLEQDLKVAKDVSVRLHHELENVEEKRTTTEDENEKLRQQLIEVEIAKQALQNELDRMKEQSMKRRGSKDLQKSEKKSQQTPTEEDNEDLKCQLQFIKEEATLMRKKLAKIDKEKDRFEHELQKYRSFYGDLDSPLPKGEAGGPPTTRESELKLRLRLVEEEANILGRKIVELEVENRGLKAELDDLRGDDFSGAANPLMGEQNESLSELRQHLQLVEDETELLRRNLADVEEQNKRITAELNKYKYKTGAHDSSRHHDSAKTEALQEELKAARMQINELSGKVMQLQYENRVLMSNMQRYDLASHLGIRGSPRDSDAESDAGKKESDDDSRPPHRKREGPIGGESDSEEVRNIRCLTPTRSFYPAPAGWQKSFTDRQQVKDIRCEAEHLGKTIDRLISDTSTIITEARIYVANGDLFGLMDDEDDGSRIREHELLYRINAQMKAFRKELQAFIDTLEVPKSSDDRSTDEPLSVSQVDFYFIRCLDGCSFCSNRCCKNTEDYSLERRDASPHKSNNIEHKRNKTPHN
- the LOC114594481 gene encoding microtubule cross-linking factor 3-like isoform X12 — protein: MDEMRDSFFEEDACQLQEMRHELERANKNCRILQYRLRKAERKRLRYAQTGEIDGELLRSLEQDLKVAKDVSVRLHHELENVEEKRTTTEDENEKLRQQLIEVEIAKQALQNELDRMKEQSMKRRGSKDLQKSEKKSQQTPTEEDNEDLKCQLQFIKEEATLMRKKLAKIDKEKDRFEHELQKYRSFYGDLDSPLPKGEAGGPPTTRESELKLRLRLVEEEANILGRKIVELEVENRGLKAELDDLRGDDFSGAANPLMGEQNESLSELRQHLQLVEDETELLRRNLADVEEQNKRITAELNKYKYKTGAHDSSRHHDSAKTEALQEELKAARMQINELSGKVMQLQYENRVLMSNMQRYDLASHLGIRGSPRDSDAESDAGKKESDDDSRPPHRKREGPIGGESDSEEVRNIRCLTPTRSFYPAPAGWQKSFTDRQQVKDIRCEAEHLGKTIDRLISDTSTIITEARIYVANGDLFGLMDDEDDGSRIREHELLYRINAQMKAFRKELQAFIDTLEVPKSSDDRSTDEPLSVSQVDFYFIRCLDGCSFCSNRCCKNTEDYSLERRDASPHKSNNIEHKRNKTPHN
- the LOC114594481 gene encoding microtubule cross-linking factor 3-like isoform X7; translated protein: MQSNQGDGSASAEEQPQPAPPAASPTQSPMALAGPEEGSGRGGAPGPEGALSLNPGQQLQEEMEKLQEENEALKNEIDELRTEMDEMRDSFFEEDACQLQEMRHELERANKNCRILQYRLRKAERKRLRYAQTGEIDGELLRSLEQDLKVAKDVSVRLHHELENVEEKRTTTEDENEKLRQQLIEVEIAKQALQNELDRMKEQSMKRRGSKDLQKSEKKSQQTPTEEDNEDLKCQLQFIKEEATLMRKKLAKIDKEKDRFEHELQKYRSFYGDLDSPLPKGEAGGPPTTRESELKLRLRLVEEEANILGRKIVELEVENRGLKAELDDLRGDDFSGAANPLMGEQNESLSELRQHLQLVEDETELLRRNLADVEEQNKRITAELNKYKYKTGAHDSSRHHDSAKTEALQEELKAARMQINELSGKVMQLQYENRVLMSNMQRYDLASHLGIRGSPRDSDAESDAGKKESDDDSRPPHRKREGPIGGESDSEEVRNIRCLTPTRSFYPAPAGWQKSFTDRQQVKDIRCEAEHLGKTIDRLISDTSTIITEARIYVANGDLFGLMDDEDDGSRIREHELLYRINAQMKAFRKELQAFIDTLEVPKSSDDRSTDEPLSMFQPIILLILILVLFSSLSYATIFKLVFLFTLFFVL
- the LOC114594481 gene encoding microtubule cross-linking factor 3-like isoform X4, yielding MQSNQGDGSASAEEQPQPAPPAASPTQSPMALAGPEEGSGRGGAPGPEGALSLNPGQQLQEEMEKLQEENEALKNEIDELRTEMDEMRDSFFEEDACQLQEMRHELERANKNCRILQYRLRKAERKRLRYAQTGEIDGELLRSLEQDLKVAKDVSVRLHHELENVEEKRTTTEDENEKLRQQLIEVEIAKQALQNELDRMKEQSMKRRGSKDLQKSEKKSQQTPTEEDNEDLKCQLQFIKEEATLMRKKLAKIDKEKDRFEHELQKYRSFYGDLDSPLPKGEAGGPPTTRESELKLRLRLVEEEANILGRKIVELEVENRGLKAELDDLRGDDFSGAANPLMGEQNESLSELRQHLQLVEDETELLRRNLADVEEQNKRITAELNKYKYKTGAHDSSRHHDSAKTEALQEELKAARMQINELSGKVMQLQYENRVLMSNMQRYDLASHLGIRGSPRDSDAESDAGKKESDDDSRPPHRKREGPIGGESDSEEVRNIRCLTPTRSFYPAPAGWQKSFTDRQQVKDIRCEAEHLGKTIDRLISDTSTIITEARIYVANGDLFGLMDDEDDGSRIREHELLYRINAQMKAFRKELQAFIDTLEVPKSSDDRSTDEPLSFVLFCPSFQDGCSFCSNRCCKNTEDYSLERRDASPHKSNNIEHKRNKTPHN
- the LOC114594481 gene encoding microtubule cross-linking factor 3-like isoform X2 codes for the protein MQSNQGDGSASAEEQPQPAPPAASPTQSPMALAGPEEGSGRGGAPGPEGALSLNPGQQLQEEMEKLQEENEALKNEIDELRTEMDEMRDSFFEEDACQLQEMRHELERANKNCRILQYRLRKAERKRLRYAQTGEIDGELLRSLEQDLKVAKDVSVRLHHELENVEEKRTTTEDENEKLRQQLIEVEIAKQALQNELDRMKEQSMKRRGSKDLQKSEKKSQQTPTEEDNEDLKCQLQFIKEEATLMRKKLAKIDKEKDRFEHELQKYRSFYGDLDSPLPKGEAGGPPTTRESELKLRLRLVEEEANILGRKIVELEVENRGLKAELDDLRGDDFSGAANPLMGEQNESLSELRQHLQLVEDETELLRRNLADVEEQNKRITAELNKYKYKTGAHDSSRHHDSAKTEALQEELKAARMQINELSGKVMQLQYENRVLMSNMQRYDLASHLGIRGSPRDSDAESDAGKKESDDDSRPPHRKREGPIGGESDSEEVRNIRCLTPTRSFYPAPAGWQKSFTDRQQVKDIRCEAEHLGKTIDRLISDTSTIITEARIYVANGDLFGLMDDEDDGSRIREHELLYRINAQMKAFRKELQAFIDTLEVPKSSDDRSTDEPLSVSQFVLFCPSFQDGCSFCSNRCCKNTEDYSLERRDASPHKSNNIEHKRNKTPHN
- the LOC114594481 gene encoding microtubule cross-linking factor 3-like isoform X10, whose product is MQSNQGDGSASAEEQPQPAPPAASPTQSPMALAGPEEGSGRGGAPGPEGALSLNPGQQLQEEMEKLQEENEALKNEIDELRTEMDEMRDSFFEEDACQLQEMRHELERANKNCRILQYRLRKAERKRLRYAQTGEIDGELLRSLEQDLKVAKDVSVRLHHELENVEEKRTTTEDENEKLRQQLIEVEIAKQALQNELDRMKEQSMKRRGSKDLQKSEKKSQQTPTEEDNEDLKCQLQFIKEEATLMRKKLAKIDKEKDRFEHELQKYRSFYGDLDSPLPKGEAGGPPTTRESELKLRLRLVEEEANILGRKIVELEVENRGLKAELDDLRGDDFSGAANPLMGEQNESLSELRQHLQLVEDETELLRRNLADVEEQNKRITAELNKYKYKTGAHDSSRHHDSAKTEALQEELKAARMQINELSGKVMQLQYENRVLMSNMQRYDLASHLGIRGSPRDSDAESDAGKKESDDDSRPPHRKREGPIGGESDSEEVRNIRCLTPTRSFYPAPAGWQKSFTDRQQVKDIRCEAEHLGKTIDRLISDTSTIITEARIYVANGDLFGLMDDEDDGSRIREHELLYRINAQMKAFRKELQAFIDTLEVPKSSDDRSTDEPLSVSQDMCVTGALSPPHCIHCYVTSELKYC
- the LOC114594481 gene encoding microtubule cross-linking factor 3-like isoform X9 codes for the protein MQSNQGDGSASAEEQPQPAPPAASPTQSPMALAGPEEGSGRGGAPGPEGALSLNPGQQLQEEMEKLQEENEALKNEIDELRTEMDEMRDSFFEEDACQLQEMRHELERANKNCRILQYRLRKAERKRLRYAQTGEIDGELLRSLEQDLKVAKDVSVRLHHELENVEEKRTTTEDENEKLRQQLIEVEIAKQALQNELDRMKEQSMKRRGSKDLQKSEKKSQQTPTEEDNEDLKCQLQFIKEEATLMRKKLAKIDKEKDRFEHELQKYRSFYGDLDSPLPKGEAGGPPTTRESELKLRLRLVEEEANILGRKIVELEVENRGLKAELDDLRGDDFSGAANPLMGEQNESLSELRQHLQLVEDETELLRRNLADVEEQNKRITAELNKYKYKTGAHDSSRHHDSAKTEALQEELKAARMQINELSGKVMQLQYENRVLMSNMQRYDLASHLGIRGSPRDSDAESDAGKKESDDDSRPPHRKREGPIGGESDSEEVRNIRCLTPTRSFYPAPAGWQKSFTDRQQVKDIRCEAEHLGKTIDRLISDTSTIITEARIYVANGDLFGLMDDEDDGSRIREHELLYRINAQMKAFRKELQAFIDTLEVPKSSDDRSTDEPLSMAVVSVVIAAVKTLKTTHWKEGMPALTSQII
- the LOC114594481 gene encoding microtubule cross-linking factor 3-like isoform X5 — translated: MQSNQGDGSASAEEQPQPAPPAASPTQSPMALAGPEEGSGRGGAPGPEGALSLNPGQQLQEEMEKLQEENEALKNEIDELRTEMDEMRDSFFEEDACQLQEMRHELERANKNCRILQYRLRKAERKRLRYAQTGEIDGELLRSLEQDLKVAKDVSVRLHHELENVEEKRTTTEDENEKLRQQLIEVEIAKQALQNELDRMKEQSMKRRGSKDLQKSEKKSQQTPTEEDNEDLKCQLQFIKEEATLMRKKLAKIDKEKDRFEHELQKYRSFYGDLDSPLPKGEAGGPPTTRESELKLRLRLVEEEANILGRKIVELEVENRGLKAELDDLRGDDFSGAANPLMGEQNESLSELRQHLQLVEDETELLRRNLADVEEQNKRITAELNKYKYKTGAHDSSRHHDSAKTEALQEELKAARMQINELSGKVMQLQYENRVLMSNMQRYDLASHLGIRGSPRDSDAESDAGKKESDDDSRPPHRKREGPIGGESDSEEVRNIRCLTPTRSFYPAPAGWQKSFTDRQQVKDIRCEAEHLGKTIDRLISDTSTIITEARIYVANGDLFGLMDDEDDGSRIREHELLYRINAQMKAFRKELQAFIDTLEVPKSSDDRSTDEPLSVSQMFQPIILLILILVLFSSLSYATIFKLVFLFTLFFVL
- the LOC114594481 gene encoding microtubule cross-linking factor 3-like isoform X11, with the protein product MQSNQGDGSASAEEQPQPAPPAASPTQSPMALAGPEEGSGRGGAPGPEGALSLNPGQQLQEEMEKLQEENEALKNEIDELRTEMDEMRDSFFEEDACQLQEMRHELERANKNCRILQYRLRKAERKRLRYAQTGEIDGELLRSLEQDLKVAKDVSVRLHHELENVEEKRTTTEDENEKLRQQLIEVEIAKQALQNELDRMKEQSMKRRGSKDLQKSEKKSQQTPTEEDNEDLKCQLQFIKEEATLMRKKLAKIDKEKDRFEHELQKYRSFYGDLDSPLPKGEAGGPPTTRESELKLRLRLVEEEANILGRKIVELEVENRGLKAELDDLRGDDFSGAANPLMGEQNESLSELRQHLQLVEDETELLRRNLADVEEQNKRITAELNKYKYKTGAHDSSRHHDSAKTEALQEELKAARMQINELSGKVMQLQYENRVLMSNMQRYDLASHLGIRGSPRDSDAESDAGKKESDDDSRPPHRKREGPIGGESDSEEVRNIRCLTPTRSFYPAPAGWQKSFTDRQQVKDIRCEAEHLGKTIDRLISDTSTIITEARIYVANGDLFGLMDDEDDGSRIREHELLYRINAQMKAFRKELQAFIDTLEVPKSSDDRSTDEPLSDMCVTGALSPPHCIHCYVTSELKYC
- the LOC114594481 gene encoding microtubule cross-linking factor 3-like isoform X8 yields the protein MQSNQGDGSASAEEQPQPAPPAASPTQSPMALAGPEEGSGRGGAPGPEGALSLNPGQQLQEEMEKLQEENEALKNEIDELRTEMDEMRDSFFEEDACQLQEMRHELERANKNCRILQYRLRKAERKRLRYAQTGEIDGELLRSLEQDLKVAKDVSVRLHHELENVEEKRTTTEDENEKLRQQLIEVEIAKQALQNELDRMKEQSMKRRGSKDLQKSEKKSQQTPTEEDNEDLKCQLQFIKEEATLMRKKLAKIDKEKDRFEHELQKYRSFYGDLDSPLPKGEAGGPPTTRESELKLRLRLVEEEANILGRKIVELEVENRGLKAELDDLRGDDFSGAANPLMGEQNESLSELRQHLQLVEDETELLRRNLADVEEQNKRITAELNKYKYKTGAHDSSRHHDSAKTEALQEELKAARMQINELSGKVMQLQYENRVLMSNMQRYDLASHLGIRGSPRDSDAESDAGKKESDDDSRPPHRKREGPIGGESDSEEVRNIRCLTPTRSFYPAPAGWQKSFTDRQQVKDIRCEAEHLGKTIDRLISDTSTIITEARIYVANGDLFGLMDDEDDGSRIREHELLYRINAQMKAFRKELQAFIDTLEVPKSSDDRSTDEPLSVSQMAVVSVVIAAVKTLKTTHWKEGMPALTSQII
- the LOC114594481 gene encoding microtubule cross-linking factor 3-like isoform X3, giving the protein MQSNQGDGSASAEEQPQPAPPAASPTQSPMALAGPEEGSGRGGAPGPEGALSLNPGQQLQEEMEKLQEENEALKNEIDELRTEMDEMRDSFFEEDACQLQEMRHELERANKNCRILQYRLRKAERKRLRYAQTGEIDGELLRSLEQDLKVAKDVSVRLHHELENVEEKRTTTEDENEKLRQQLIEVEIAKQALQNELDRMKEQSMKRRGSKDLQKSEKKSQQTPTEEDNEDLKCQLQFIKEEATLMRKKLAKIDKEKDRFEHELQKYRSFYGDLDSPLPKGEAGGPPTTRESELKLRLRLVEEEANILGRKIVELEVENRGLKAELDDLRGDDFSGAANPLMGEQNESLSELRQHLQLVEDETELLRRNLADVEEQNKRITAELNKYKYKTGAHDSSRHHDSAKTEALQEELKAARMQINELSGKVMQLQYENRVLMSNMQRYDLASHLGIRGSPRDSDAESDAGKKESDDDSRPPHRKREGPIGGESDSEEVRNIRCLTPTRSFYPAPAGWQKSFTDRQQVKDIRCEAEHLGKTIDRLISDTSTIITEARIYVANGDLFGLMDDEDDGSRIREHELLYRINAQMKAFRKELQAFIDTLEVPKSSDDRSTDEPLSVSQVDFYFIRCLGKNFQPKVLYGWLTGIFLTFLYITKGTLFKFAVAFLVSGL